In Nostoc piscinale CENA21, the genomic stretch GAACCGGAAGTATCAATGAGAAACACCACATCTTTAGGGACAACCTGATCCTGACGGTATTGGAGTGCAGGAATTAGATAGAGTGCAAAATGTCCACCCCGTTCATCAGCTTGGCTGAGTACCGTAGCTTGGGTAGATTCACCAGCTACTTGATAGCGTAAAATCAAGTCTTTATTCGGAATTGTGTCCCCACCCGCTAACTTCACCAACACCCGCTTTTCTGCGTAACTTATCTGAATTTGGTGAGAAGGAGACTGGACATTTTGAACCTCAACCCCCGCATCAATTTCTATGGTGACATTAATATTATGGGGCGATCGCATACCCGATGGTAAGATAGGTGCATTCAACCGTGAACCATCGGGAACTATATCTGTATCTTGATTTTGTGTCATCGGTGCAGTAGCCGAACCTACACCGCCTGCATTTCCCTCAATTGGTATCCCTGGAATGTAACGCGGAGCAACCACCATCGGGAAAACAAACTCATAATTACCCGCAGTAAATTTCAAACTTTCAGAGTAGCGAATAATCACATCAATTTGCTCACCTGGTTGAATATTGGCGAGGGACTGAGTAAAAATGTTGTCCCGTTCTTGTTCCAACAGTCCTGCGGTGCGTCCTTGTTCCTTTGCTTGCTCGTAGATTTGCTGTGCTTCTTGGCGTTTTTTAATACTACCTTTAATAGTCTTGTCACCAATCCGAATCAGCATATCATCAACAGCCGCTTCATCCGGTAACGGGAAAATATAAACAGCTTCTAGGGTAGTTGTGAAAGGATTTTCAAAACTTTGGGTAACTTCCACCCGCGAGATATTCCCGGCAATTTTGGCTTGTACCTCCGTATGCTTCAGGGGGAAAGCAATTTGCTGTTGTTCAGGAGTTTGAACATATAAGCCACCGGCTTGGCGTTCTATAGTTTGAGTCATATCTGTTACCTCACGCTGTTTTGTTATGTCTCTAGCGTAGGCGCGTTGACTTAGCAGATATGCTCAGTTTTGTGTTCAGTCGATGCTCAGTGGTTGGTTCATTGCTAAAAGACGGTTTTCACTGGAATATATGCTGAATATCTTGTGTAATTAGTGGTAGCGAGAATTTGTGATGAAGATTGTTCAAGAAGTTTCATTAATTAGTATAGGGAGTTTTGAAGAATCGAGTGATTGGGCTATAATTCGCTCTGAAATTCGTGATGCGATCGCTCTAATTGTTCACCCTACTGGTACATCTAGCTTTACCATCAATCCAAAAAAGCATGGTAATGGTGTCAAGCCTATTAAAGAAGCTTGCATGATTGCATTAAGAGATAGATTTGGATGGAGATTAGAAGCCCCCATTAACTATGCTACGAAATCACCAGGAAAAGTTGATGCTACAAAAGTAATTGATAATTATTTCTTTGCGCTTGAGTGGGAAACTGGAAATATTTCTTCCAGCCATCGTGCAGTTAATAAAATGGTGCTGGGATTAATCCGTGGTGTTTTTCTCGGTGCTGCTTTAGTTCTTCCCAGTCGGAAACTTTACCCTTATTTAACTGATAGAATTGGTAACTACGAAGAGTTAGAACCATATTTCGATGTGTGGCGATCAGTTCAACTCCAAGAAGGGTTTCTGGCGATTTTTGTAATTGAACATGATCAGCTAGATAGTAATGTCCCAACACTTACTAAAGGAACAGATGGACGTGCTTTAGTCTAAATTTTCTGATTTAAATATTTATTAAGAATAGGGGATGGAAAGTTGTGAAGCATTGATTTTCCGTTGCTTTGATTTCTTATTTCCCCTTGCTGATTCCCATTGTTCAATCATTCCATTAGCGAGATCAGTTAATCTTTCTACAGCCGGATCTGTATCTCCAAGTTCTGAACCAATCCAGTAACGCTGTAGCTTTTCTGCTGCATAAAATGTAGTACCAGATCCACCAAACGGATCGACTACAATTTGTCCAGGATGAGATGACATTGCAATAATTCGCTCTAGCATAATGGGTGCAAGTTCGTTAGGAACTCGTTTTTTGTGTTGACGATGGCGCACTGGTGGAATATCCGTCCACATTTCTTCTGCTAGTGTCCATAAAATATCTTGAGAGTTAGCTTCAGAAGTTTCTTCCCAAACATCTTCCGGCGCATCCCAAACATCCATTAAATTAATACCCTGTGCGTTCAGTTTTTTGCGATGTCCACCATAATCACGAATTTCCCCACCGCAATGTCGGCAAACTTGAATGGGTGTATAAACCTTATTAAAAACTGCTGCTTCTCCTTTAGTGTAGTAAAGTAATCCATAATGAGCCGGAGACATTTTTTTTGCCTCTAGGAAACGCTTTCGGCATTCTACAAGCAATCCAATGCCGAAAATTCATTCCTTGCTGATTCAAATATGCACCATATTCTATACACCATTTAGGTAGATTAAATACAAATAAACTGCCACCATTTTTTAAAACTCGAATACTCTGATTCAACCACTGTTTTGACCATCTTAGATATTCATCATCTGCCATCTGATCAATCACGCCTTTACCATATTCTTTACCAAGGTTAAAAGGTGGATCAGCAAATACAATATCTACAGATTCATTCGGTAATGCTGAGAGAAATTTTAGACAATCTCCTTGATAAAGAATTCCATATTCACTTTTGTAGATTTCTTTTAATTCTTGTTGTTCTACATCATCAGTAGCAATCAGTTGAAAAGGTAGCATTACTGTATATTTGAGTTTTGCTGTATATAACTAGTATAAAAACTCTATTGACAATCGTCAATAGATTTATGGTGTATTTGTACTACGAGGTTGATAAGGTTTTCCCATCGGTTGATTTTGATATCGCTCGACTTCAACATTTTCTATGTAGTAATAACGTCCAAGTTTGCAAGCTATAATTTGACCATTCTTAATTAAGTTGTGTACTCGTTGGCGTGTGACACCAAGTAATTTGGCAGCTTGAGCTACAGAGAGTAATTCAGCACCATTTTTAGTAATAGAGCCTGTCATAAAGTTAGTCGAGAATAATGCTTAAAATTAACAGGTTGATCCAAATCAATATTGTATTTTCAAGCGTAACTCAGTCTTACTAGTGAGCAAAGCTCAAACCCTTTGACGTTGAAATCATCTGCTCAGTTAACAGATATATGTCAAACTCGCTCAAAGCATCAACGGCTGGACTGACAATTGTGGTCAAGGCGCGAAAACATCTTGGCTGGAAGAAATAGTACGGCTCGTTAGGGGCAAGATGCTCACACTTCTAGAGCTACTTTACAGCGATTTTGGCAGGGCGATCGCCTACGATATCCTGTGTGAACGCATTCAGTATGCTCGAACGTTGGGTTATGTAGACTTAATTCATGCCAGATGGTCTTCAAAAAGAAGTTGAATTTATTCAACAAAAATACTGCTGAAAATTACTACTAAGGTGATGGATTTTCATCGAAAAAATCTTTCTACCAGATGGGCTGCTAAATTTTCAACATCTAGATTATGTACATTATCATCAGCTAATAAATTAACCACTGCAGATAACCTCTCACCCTCTTCAGCAATTCGCTCACAAGCTGCTAAGTTAACTGCAAAATCAAACAGCGATTTTTCACCTAATTGCTGTCTCACCTGGACAGCTAATATATCATCACTAACCAAAAATTCTTTAACTGCATCTAATAACTGATTCCCTAAAATCTCATCATATTCCCAGGTTTCTAGCCAATCTCCATCAACATCTTCAACATAGATATGTACAAAATCTAAACCATAAGTTAGCCAATCTTGTTGCATTTTACGGGCTGTTGCTAAAGCTTGGGCAAATTTATCTAATTGTCCTTCGTAGCTTGCAGTTTCACTTTGATTAGGCATAAAGGCTGTGATAAGCAGTTAATTGAATGAATACATCAAAAATTAGGCAAATTTCAGATATTTGCCTTCCGCAAGATAATCACTGTTATACAAAGCAACGTTGACTAACTGATTAATGAAATTTGCATCTTTAGGATTGTAACTAACAAACAAGCCTCTTTCTATCTCCCATGAGTTAAGTGTACTTTTCCAATCATGATATTTTTGATTACTTAGTTCTTCCGATACACTGGTAATTTGAATACATAATGGTTGATTGTTGCGACTGCTAACGATTAAGTCTGTCGCCATCGAAAGGTCGGCAATATATCTCTGCCAAAAACTACCTTCACGACTCACAATATCTTGCGCTATAGATTTAATAATATCATCATCCACTTGATTAAATTCACCCGACATTAATTTTTGTTTCCAAATATAAAATTTAGTGTCAGTTGCATTAATCCACTTAGGAAAAAGATAACTATACCAATATCTTTCATTTGCTGTCATTTGGGCAAATTTAGCTTGTTGTTCTGCTTCTGAAGGTAATGATTGAATCATTAACCAAATGGTAGAATCCGTAATTACTTCCAACAGGAATGCCAGAACAAAAGGTTTTGCCGTCAGGGAACCTAACTTAATATCTTTAACCCAACGATTAATTTCATGCAATTTTCTCGCTAGATTTTGATCTACCAAGGATGCTTCCTCGATAAGTAATTTTAACTGCTCCTTAATCTCTTTCGCTTGCAAATGATGTCCTGCTTGTGGTCAATAATACTTATTCTATTTAAAAAACTTCGTATTACCTTCATCATGCTATTAAATATGGTCGGGGTCAATACCTTGTGCTAGTAAAATCTCCCTTAACCGATTAACTTCAGCTTGGGCTTGTTGGGCGCGGGTTTCGGCTTGCTGGGCTTTTTCTTCAGGTGTGGGGATTAAGTGATTGTCAGTCGTAAAGTATCTTAACTTGCCTTCATACACGCCGAGATACAGTTCTAACTGCTGACTCCAGAGTTTGCCTTCTGGAGTGGGTGTAATTGGCTGATATTTACCTTCTACTAAATGAAATCCTTGGAACTCAAGAGTAACGGGGTCAAACCAGAAGTAGTCAGGGGTGCGGAAGGTATCTTGATAAATTTGTTTTTTCAAGCCTCTGTCTACTGCGGCTGTGGAATCTGACAAAATTTCGACAATCACATTGGGATATTTGCCATCTTCATGCCATACCACCCAACTATTTCGGTCTCTTTTTTCTGTACCTAACACCACGAAAAAATCTGGGCTGCGAAATTCTTCTGATTTTTTCTGCTTGGGGCTATAGTAAATTGTCAAGTTACCAGAAGCATAGAAATTTTGTCTTTCTTGCCACCATAACTTTAAGGTGCGAATTAGCAGTTCAATTTGGTCGCGGTGGAGATCACTTTCTAATGGTGGTTCGTCACTGAGTAAATCACTAGGCGGAAAAAGTATACCATCTTCTATAATTTCGCTAGGAATCCTGTCTACAATAGTAGGCTCAGACATAAGCGGCTTCTACCTAATATCTACGTTAATTATTTCTGACAATTAACTAACTGACAGATGCCTTTAAGAACTTGTAATAACTCGATCGCATCGGGGGATTCATTAAGATTTAATAATGGCATAAGTTGATAAGTAGGCTGTTGGGCGCGGGTTAAATGAACAAATTGATAAAGCTGTCCATTGGTAACTAAACCCCACACAGATGGTTGTTGCTCTAAACTTTTAAAGGCGTAAGTAATTAATTGCGGCAAACCCTCACCTACATGGATCGCACTATTTTTTGTTTCAATGACTAAAATCCAAAAAGGTGCTGTGGTATGAGTCTGAGAGTTATTGACGGCTAAAATATCCATCCGTCCGGTAATTCTTCTGTCTTCATCTTCGACTGCGATCGCCACACTATCTTCCATTGTTAACCGAATCGGCACATCATAAAATCCAGCCAGCCGCATTAATGGGGCTAGGGTTAAAAATTTTACTAAGCCTTCAGAAATTTTACCCTCACTAGAGTAACGCTCGAAGTCGCTTCTGATTCGCAATAAATCCTGCTGTTCAAACTCAGAGAGTGTTTCTAAAGGTAAAAAGTCTGTGAATGAACCATTTGCCAGCTTTTCGAGTTTGAGCAAGCGATGAACATCATTGAGGGATAAGTTATTAGCTTCGAGAATTAGCGGCATAGCGTGAAGTATGAAGTATGAAATTTTATACTTATTTTATTTAATGGGAAAATCCTTAATACTCAACAAAAACTAGTACAGGTTGGCGTAAATAAAGAGACTATCTAGAATTGCTAAAAGGCTTGTGGTATCGTTATTCTTTCTTTTTCCTTTTGCCCTTCGGGTGACGCTCCTAACGTCGCTACCGCTTCGCTAATGGCAGTGAGGGAGTCGGGAGACCCGCCCAACGCACTGCCTCACCTTTTTACTTTTGCCTTGTTGTACTAGCCTCTAGCCCCTCCGTCTACCAGCTTAACGAAAATCTAAACTCTGTAGCGCCTAACTAAGCTAAGAATGGTTTTTACTAACATATAGTGATTGTGCTGATCAACTATGTCTCAACCAACTATAGAATCAATCCTACAAGAGAAGCGTTTATTCCAGCCGGCTGCGGGATTCTCGCAAAACGCCCATATTAAAAGCTTAGAAGATTATCAACAACTTTACGATAAAGCCAAGGCTGACCCGGAAAAATTTTGGGCAGATTTAGCGGAAACTGAATTGCATTGGTTTGAAAAGTGGCACACCATTCTAGATTGGCAACCACCGTTTGCGAAGTGGTTTGTCGGTGGCAAGATGAATATTTCTTACAACTGTTTAGATAGACATCTCACAACTTGGCGCAAGAATAAAGCGGCGTTGATTTGGGAAGGTGAGCCAGGAGATTCCCGGACTTTGACATACTCCCAACTACATCGAGAAGTTTGCCAATTTGCCAATGTATTAAAACAGTTGGGAGTCCAAAAAGGCGATCGCGTGGGTATTTATATGCCGATGATACCGGAAGCGGCGATCGCTATGTTAGCTTGTGCCAGAATTGGCGCACCCCATAGTGTGGTATTTGGTGGTTTCAGTGCCGAAGCTTTACGCGATCGCTTAATTGATGCCCAAGCTAAATTAGTTGTGACTGCTGATGGTGGTTGGCGTAAAGATGCGATCGTTCCCCTGAAAGAACAAGTCGATAAAGCTTTGGCAGATGGCGCTGTTCCTTCTGTAGAAAATGTCTTGGTAGTCAAGCGCACCGGACAAGATATTTATATGCAGTTGGGCGGACGTGACCATTGGTGGCACGATTTACAAAAAGGTGTCTCGGCTGATTGTCCGGCGGAACCAATGGACAGCGAAGATATGCTGTTTATTCTCTACACTTCTGGCAGTACAGGTAAACCCAAGGGCGTTGTGCATACCACTGCTGGTTATAACTTGTACACCCACATGACTACCAAATGGATATTCGACTTGCAAGACACTGATGTTTATTGGTGTACTGCCGATGTGGGTTGGATTACCGGACATAGTTACATTGTTTATGGGCCATTATCTAACGGTGCAACCACGCTGATGTATGAAGGTGCGCCCCGTGCTTCTAATCCTGGTTGCTTCTGGGATGTCATAGAAAAATACGGTGTGAATATTTTCTACACTGCACCGACGGCGATTCGGGCGTTTATTAAGATGGGCGAACACCATCCTAAATCGCGCAATTTGTCTTCACTGCGCTTATTGGGAACTGTCGGCGAACCAATTAACCCCGAAGCTTGGATGTGGTATCACCGCGTGATTGGTGGCGATCGCTGTCCGATTGTCGATACTTGGTGGCAAACTGAAACAGGCGGAATTATGATT encodes the following:
- a CDS encoding Uma2 family endonuclease, producing the protein MSEPTIVDRIPSEIIEDGILFPPSDLLSDEPPLESDLHRDQIELLIRTLKLWWQERQNFYASGNLTIYYSPKQKKSEEFRSPDFFVVLGTEKRDRNSWVVWHEDGKYPNVIVEILSDSTAAVDRGLKKQIYQDTFRTPDYFWFDPVTLEFQGFHLVEGKYQPITPTPEGKLWSQQLELYLGVYEGKLRYFTTDNHLIPTPEEKAQQAETRAQQAQAEVNRLREILLAQGIDPDHI
- the acs gene encoding acetate--CoA ligase gives rise to the protein MSQPTIESILQEKRLFQPAAGFSQNAHIKSLEDYQQLYDKAKADPEKFWADLAETELHWFEKWHTILDWQPPFAKWFVGGKMNISYNCLDRHLTTWRKNKAALIWEGEPGDSRTLTYSQLHREVCQFANVLKQLGVQKGDRVGIYMPMIPEAAIAMLACARIGAPHSVVFGGFSAEALRDRLIDAQAKLVVTADGGWRKDAIVPLKEQVDKALADGAVPSVENVLVVKRTGQDIYMQLGGRDHWWHDLQKGVSADCPAEPMDSEDMLFILYTSGSTGKPKGVVHTTAGYNLYTHMTTKWIFDLQDTDVYWCTADVGWITGHSYIVYGPLSNGATTLMYEGAPRASNPGCFWDVIEKYGVNIFYTAPTAIRAFIKMGEHHPKSRNLSSLRLLGTVGEPINPEAWMWYHRVIGGDRCPIVDTWWQTETGGIMITPLPGAIPTKPGSATRPFPGILADIVDLDGNSLGDNEGGYLAVRHPWPGMMRTVYGDPERFRRTYWEHIPPQDGKYTYFAGDGARRDEDGYFWVMGRVDDVLNVSGHRLGTMEIESALVSHPAVAEAAVVGKPDELKGEDVVAFVTLEGTHQPSEELSKELKKHVVQEIGAIARPGEIRFTDALPKTRSGKIMRRLLRNLAAGQEVSGDTSTLEDRGVLDKLREGA
- a CDS encoding restriction endonuclease; its protein translation is MKIVQEVSLISIGSFEESSDWAIIRSEIRDAIALIVHPTGTSSFTINPKKHGNGVKPIKEACMIALRDRFGWRLEAPINYATKSPGKVDATKVIDNYFFALEWETGNISSSHRAVNKMVLGLIRGVFLGAALVLPSRKLYPYLTDRIGNYEELEPYFDVWRSVQLQEGFLAIFVIEHDQLDSNVPTLTKGTDGRALV
- a CDS encoding helix-turn-helix domain-containing protein, producing the protein MTGSITKNGAELLSVAQAAKLLGVTRQRVHNLIKNGQIIACKLGRYYYIENVEVERYQNQPMGKPYQPRSTNTP